A genomic region of Mycobacterium senriense contains the following coding sequences:
- a CDS encoding SDR family NAD(P)-dependent oxidoreductase: MSSNRATRNELIVVTGASTGIGAAGARELARKGFHVLAGVRREVDAEALRADGIEPQILDITMQSDVAAIADRVARDPQRRPLRALVNNAGIAVNSPIETLPIAQWRRQFEVNLFGHIAMTQALLPALLLSSGTVVNISSVGGKVVLPTYGAYAGSKFALEAASDALRREVTGLGIKVVVVEPGAVKTEMAERGISTAEELMANLTDAQLARYSDLIAAVTAQARSFGQDGVSPEHAAKVIARAATASRPRTRYTIGRDAAILVRISRLVSDRVLDRIIRQNLRSFAKKPQSIENRSAATTLLGS; the protein is encoded by the coding sequence ATGTCGTCGAATCGCGCCACCCGTAATGAACTGATCGTCGTAACCGGTGCCTCCACAGGCATTGGCGCAGCCGGCGCACGGGAACTGGCCCGCAAGGGTTTTCACGTGCTGGCCGGTGTGCGTCGCGAGGTGGACGCCGAGGCGCTGCGCGCGGATGGCATCGAGCCGCAGATTTTGGACATCACGATGCAATCGGACGTGGCCGCGATCGCCGACCGTGTCGCGCGCGACCCGCAGCGGCGCCCCCTGCGCGCCCTGGTCAACAACGCCGGGATCGCGGTCAATTCTCCGATCGAAACGCTGCCGATAGCCCAGTGGCGCCGGCAGTTCGAGGTAAATCTGTTCGGCCACATCGCGATGACCCAGGCGCTTTTGCCGGCCCTGCTGCTCAGCTCGGGCACCGTCGTCAATATCAGCTCCGTGGGCGGCAAGGTGGTGTTGCCGACGTATGGCGCATATGCCGGTTCGAAGTTCGCCTTGGAGGCCGCCAGCGATGCGTTGCGGCGGGAGGTGACCGGGCTCGGCATCAAGGTGGTCGTCGTCGAGCCCGGCGCGGTCAAAACCGAAATGGCCGAGCGCGGAATCAGCACGGCGGAGGAACTGATGGCGAACCTGACCGATGCTCAACTCGCCCGCTACAGCGATCTCATCGCGGCCGTCACGGCACAAGCCCGGTCGTTCGGCCAGGATGGCGTTTCGCCCGAACACGCCGCGAAAGTGATCGCCAGGGCCGCGACCGCATCGCGTCCCCGCACTCGCTACACCATCGGGCGCGACGCCGCGATCCTGGTGCGGATAAGCCGCTTGGTGTCCGACCGGGTCCTGGACCGCATCATCCGGCAGAACCTGCGATCTTTCGCCAAAAAGCCGCAGTCGATCGAAAATCGCAGCGCCGCAACAACTTTGCTCGGCAGCTAG
- a CDS encoding TetR/AcrR family transcriptional regulator — translation MARTPDTERRRQLLDALLAEFATGGIGDRSLREVAAAVGTSHRMLLHHFGSREDLLVAIVEEVERRQMRRLPELPPDPAESFAAMWADLRRPELRESERLFFECYARAAQGEKPFARMIPGAVDGWLAEVEAVAEGPVDPALARLGLAVARGLLLDLVATDDEAGVDAAAQAFIQLLAAPR, via the coding sequence ATGGCGCGCACTCCTGACACCGAGCGGCGCCGGCAGCTCCTCGATGCGCTGCTAGCCGAGTTCGCTACCGGCGGCATCGGCGACCGGTCGCTGCGCGAGGTGGCCGCCGCCGTCGGCACCAGCCACCGGATGCTGTTGCACCACTTCGGTTCTCGAGAAGACCTGCTTGTGGCCATCGTCGAGGAGGTCGAACGCCGCCAGATGCGGCGGCTGCCCGAATTGCCGCCCGACCCGGCCGAGAGCTTCGCGGCCATGTGGGCCGACCTCCGCCGACCCGAGCTACGCGAATCCGAGCGCCTGTTCTTCGAGTGCTACGCCCGCGCCGCCCAGGGCGAAAAGCCTTTTGCCCGAATGATTCCCGGTGCGGTCGACGGCTGGCTGGCCGAGGTTGAGGCGGTCGCCGAGGGTCCGGTCGACCCCGCCTTGGCGCGGCTGGGCCTCGCCGTCGCGCGCGGACTGCTGCTGGATCTCGTTGCGACCGATGACGAGGCCGGCGTAGACGCGGCCGCGCAGGCTTTTATTCAGCTCTTGGCAGCACCGAGATGA
- a CDS encoding TetR/AcrR family transcriptional regulator, producing the protein MVRIPRPHPSVKPGAKVDARSERWREHRKKVRSEIVDAAFRAIDRLGPELSVREIAEEAGTAKPKIYRHFHDKSDLFQAIGERLRDMLWAAIFASIDLKTDSAREVIRRSVEEYVVLVDKHPNVLRVFIQGRSAASPQILDEGRGITLAVADMFDNELREMELDHAAVELAGHAAFGCAASATEWWLGPEPESPRLMSREQFVAHLTTIMMGVIVGTAEALGITMDPDLPVHDMVTVKPAAG; encoded by the coding sequence GTGGTGAGAATTCCCCGGCCCCACCCCAGCGTCAAGCCTGGGGCCAAGGTCGACGCGCGCAGCGAACGATGGCGCGAGCACCGCAAGAAAGTGCGTAGCGAAATCGTCGACGCGGCCTTCCGCGCCATCGACCGCCTCGGCCCCGAGCTGTCCGTGCGGGAGATCGCCGAGGAGGCCGGTACCGCCAAACCGAAGATCTACCGGCATTTTCACGACAAGTCCGACCTGTTCCAGGCGATCGGGGAGCGGCTGCGCGACATGCTGTGGGCGGCGATCTTCGCGTCCATCGACCTGAAAACCGACTCGGCCCGCGAGGTGATCCGGCGCAGCGTCGAGGAGTACGTGGTCCTGGTCGACAAGCACCCCAACGTGCTGCGCGTGTTCATCCAGGGCCGCTCGGCCGCCAGCCCCCAGATCCTGGACGAGGGACGTGGCATCACGCTGGCCGTGGCCGACATGTTCGACAACGAGCTGCGCGAGATGGAGCTCGACCATGCGGCGGTCGAGCTGGCCGGGCACGCGGCGTTCGGCTGTGCCGCATCGGCCACCGAGTGGTGGCTGGGTCCCGAGCCGGAAAGCCCGCGCCTGATGTCGCGCGAGCAGTTCGTCGCGCACCTGACGACAATCATGATGGGGGTAATCGTCGGCACCGCCGAGGCGCTGGGCATCACAATGGATCCTGACCTGCCGGTTCACGACATGGTGACCGTTAAGCCGGCCGCGGGCTGA
- a CDS encoding flavin-containing monooxygenase, which yields MTDVVTQTETLPGAGAHKPVHTRAVIIGTGFSGLGMAIALQKQGVGFVILEKAGDIGGTWRDNSYPGCACDIPSHLYSFSFEPKPDWKNPFSYQPEIWDYLKGVTEKYGLRRYIEFDSLVDRAHWDDDENRWHVFTADGREYVAQFLISGAGALHIPSMPEIEGRDEFGGAAFHSAEWDHSVDLTGKRVAVIGTGASAIQIVPEIVGQVADLQLYQRTPPWVVPRSNPEIPPAVRRAMENVPGLRALVRLVIYWGQEALAIGMTKRPNLLKFIEAYCKYNIRRSVKDRELRRKLTPNYRIGCKRILNSTTYYPAVADPKTELVTDHIARITADGIVTADGTHRQADVIVYATGFHVTDSYTYVQIKGLHGEDLVDRWNREGIGAHRGITIADVPNLFFLLGPNTGLGHNSVVFMIESQIRYVADAIATCDKLGAQALAPTRAAQDKFNDELQRRLGPSVWNSGGCSSWYLDEHGKNTVLWGGYTWEYWRATRSVKPDEYQFYGVSMGQRATA from the coding sequence GTGACCGACGTCGTGACACAAACCGAGACACTGCCGGGGGCCGGCGCCCACAAGCCGGTGCACACGCGCGCCGTCATCATCGGGACCGGGTTCTCCGGCCTGGGGATGGCGATCGCGCTGCAGAAGCAGGGCGTCGGCTTCGTCATCCTGGAAAAGGCCGGCGACATCGGCGGCACCTGGCGAGACAACAGTTACCCCGGCTGCGCCTGCGACATCCCGTCGCACCTGTACTCGTTCTCATTCGAGCCGAAGCCCGACTGGAAGAACCCATTCTCCTATCAGCCCGAAATCTGGGACTACCTCAAAGGGGTCACCGAGAAGTACGGCCTGCGCCGCTACATCGAGTTCGACTCGCTGGTGGACCGTGCGCACTGGGACGACGACGAGAACCGCTGGCACGTGTTCACCGCCGACGGGCGCGAGTACGTCGCGCAGTTCCTGATCTCGGGTGCGGGCGCGCTGCACATCCCGTCCATGCCCGAGATCGAGGGCCGCGACGAATTCGGTGGCGCCGCTTTCCATTCCGCGGAGTGGGACCACAGCGTCGACCTGACCGGCAAGCGGGTGGCGGTGATCGGGACCGGCGCGAGCGCGATCCAGATCGTCCCGGAGATCGTCGGACAGGTCGCCGACCTTCAGCTCTACCAACGCACTCCGCCGTGGGTGGTGCCGCGCTCCAACCCCGAGATCCCGCCGGCGGTGCGCCGCGCGATGGAGAACGTGCCCGGCCTGCGCGCGCTGGTGCGCCTGGTCATCTATTGGGGGCAGGAGGCGCTGGCCATCGGCATGACGAAGCGGCCGAACCTGCTCAAGTTCATCGAGGCCTACTGCAAGTACAACATTCGCCGATCGGTCAAAGATCGCGAGCTGCGGCGCAAGCTGACGCCGAACTACCGCATCGGGTGCAAGCGAATCCTGAACTCCACCACCTATTATCCAGCGGTCGCCGACCCGAAGACCGAACTGGTCACCGACCACATCGCGCGGATCACCGCCGACGGCATCGTCACCGCCGACGGAACGCACCGGCAGGCCGACGTCATCGTGTATGCCACCGGCTTCCACGTCACCGACTCCTACACCTACGTCCAGATCAAGGGGCTGCACGGCGAGGACCTGGTGGACCGGTGGAACCGCGAGGGCATCGGCGCGCACCGCGGGATCACCATCGCCGACGTGCCGAACCTGTTCTTCCTGCTGGGTCCCAACACCGGGCTGGGGCACAACTCCGTGGTGTTCATGATCGAATCCCAGATCCGTTACGTCGCAGACGCGATCGCGACCTGTGACAAGCTCGGCGCGCAGGCGCTGGCGCCGACCCGCGCCGCCCAGGACAAGTTCAACGACGAACTGCAGCGAAGGCTGGGCCCGTCGGTGTGGAACAGCGGCGGCTGCAGCAGCTGGTATCTGGACGAGCACGGGAAGAACACCGTGCTCTGGGGCGGCTACACATGGGAGTACTGGCGAGCGACCCGCTCGGTCAAGCCGGACGAATACCAGTTCTATGGCGTGAGCATGGGCCAACGCGCGACGGCCTAG
- a CDS encoding TetR/AcrR family transcriptional regulator, whose protein sequence is MTTRSESAAATRRSLVEAAGVLLDLGGVEAVTLREVGARSGVSRSAAYRHFADKESLIAELATNALRELGDALEALADAEDSPEECLRSALLSLIAIGRTRPHLYRLMFTPPAGDPTAAMQVAERTQGLFLQMVGRITGPQQAPRYGALILTSAHGITGLDLSGHMDLDKWHTSAEELVDTLISVLPRAE, encoded by the coding sequence GTGACGACACGATCCGAGAGTGCGGCGGCCACCCGCCGTTCGTTGGTCGAGGCGGCCGGGGTGTTGCTCGACCTCGGAGGAGTCGAGGCGGTGACCCTGCGCGAGGTGGGTGCCCGCAGCGGCGTGTCGCGCTCGGCGGCGTATCGCCACTTCGCCGACAAAGAGTCTCTGATCGCCGAGCTGGCCACCAACGCGCTGCGCGAATTAGGTGATGCACTCGAAGCGTTGGCCGATGCCGAAGACTCACCCGAGGAATGTCTGCGATCGGCCCTGCTGTCGCTGATCGCCATCGGCCGCACCCGCCCGCATCTCTATCGCCTGATGTTCACTCCGCCGGCGGGCGACCCGACCGCAGCGATGCAGGTGGCCGAACGCACGCAGGGACTATTTCTGCAGATGGTGGGCCGCATCACCGGTCCGCAGCAGGCGCCACGCTATGGGGCGCTCATTTTGACGAGCGCACACGGCATCACGGGCCTGGATTTGAGTGGCCACATGGACTTGGACAAGTGGCACACCAGCGCCGAGGAACTCGTTGACACGCTCATCTCGGTGCTGCCAAGAGCTGAATAA